In the genome of Pirellulales bacterium, one region contains:
- a CDS encoding Ppx/GppA phosphatase family protein yields MEEQQVFAELATRLAAIDIGSNSVRLIVAEPLRGGNYRILDEDREPTRLGRSLDSSGMLDEGAIEHSLAALRRFKQIAAGFQVAQLRCIATCAVREAANREDFVRRAQEELGLSIEVISGQQEGRLAFTSVQRAFDLTGKNVVVVDIGGGSTEFVMASGNAIEAIYSTPLGTVRLTEIHGSEPSTIPGGYEKLIADVEDLLKKHTRKPLFMPHLLIGTGGTFTTLAEMIMAQKGQIGLPVRGYLVTRAEVSHLLDRLRKIPLKQRRNLPGMTPDRADIMVTGLAIIDRIMARFKINMLQIHNRGLRDGLILTMLEEQQGAAEQHAAGREDALERFALACSGEPEHGRHVAQLAGMLFEQMIPRFALDVTDRPILEAAARLQDVGYLINYDQHHKHSYHLIMNSNLPGFRPRELQLIANVARYHRGAKPKPKHENFNQLEKADQEKVRQLAAILRVAGGLDRSRTQTVRGVRLLCEGKECQLLALAPELPEVDLWGARRRTEMFNEVFGVQLEIDWAGSEPRGFSNNGDGKSAEGSEKFEERIEL; encoded by the coding sequence ATGGAAGAACAACAGGTCTTTGCGGAACTGGCCACCCGGTTGGCCGCCATCGACATCGGCTCGAATAGCGTCCGCCTCATCGTGGCGGAACCGCTGCGCGGGGGTAATTACCGCATCTTGGACGAAGACCGCGAACCGACCCGCCTGGGCCGCTCGCTCGATTCCTCGGGCATGTTGGACGAAGGGGCGATCGAACATTCCCTAGCCGCGCTCCGCCGGTTTAAGCAAATCGCCGCCGGTTTTCAGGTCGCCCAACTGCGCTGCATCGCCACTTGCGCCGTCCGCGAAGCGGCCAACCGCGAAGACTTTGTCCGCCGCGCCCAGGAAGAGTTGGGCCTCTCCATCGAGGTGATCAGCGGCCAGCAGGAAGGGCGGCTGGCCTTTACCAGCGTGCAGCGGGCGTTTGACCTTACGGGAAAAAACGTGGTGGTGGTCGACATTGGCGGGGGGAGCACCGAATTTGTCATGGCCAGCGGCAACGCGATCGAGGCGATCTACTCCACGCCGCTGGGGACCGTCCGCCTGACCGAAATTCACGGCAGCGAACCCTCGACCATCCCCGGCGGATACGAAAAACTGATCGCCGATGTGGAAGACCTCTTAAAAAAGCACACCCGCAAGCCCCTCTTTATGCCGCACCTGCTGATCGGGACCGGCGGCACGTTTACCACCCTGGCCGAAATGATCATGGCCCAAAAGGGGCAGATCGGCCTGCCGGTGCGCGGCTATCTGGTCACGCGGGCGGAAGTGAGCCACCTGCTCGATCGCCTGCGCAAGATTCCGCTCAAACAGCGCCGCAACTTGCCCGGCATGACCCCCGACCGGGCGGACATTATGGTAACGGGGCTGGCCATTATCGACCGGATCATGGCCCGCTTTAAAATCAACATGCTGCAAATCCATAACCGGGGTTTGCGCGATGGGCTGATCTTGACCATGCTCGAGGAACAACAAGGCGCCGCCGAGCAGCATGCCGCCGGCCGGGAGGACGCGCTCGAGCGGTTTGCCCTGGCCTGTAGCGGAGAGCCCGAACATGGCCGCCACGTGGCCCAACTGGCGGGGATGCTCTTTGAGCAAATGATTCCCCGCTTTGCCCTGGATGTGACCGACCGGCCCATTCTGGAAGCCGCCGCGCGGCTACAGGACGTGGGCTATCTGATTAACTACGATCAGCATCATAAACATAGTTACCACTTGATCATGAATAGCAATCTGCCCGGCTTTCGCCCGCGGGAATTGCAGCTTATTGCCAATGTCGCCCGCTATCACCGCGGGGCCAAGCCCAAGCCCAAGCACGAGAATTTTAATCAACTGGAAAAAGCGGACCAGGAAAAAGTGCGGCAGTTGGCGGCGATCTTGCGGGTGGCGGGGGGCTTAGACCGCAGCCGCACCCAAACCGTGCGCGGCGTCCGGCTGCTCTGCGAAGGAAAGGAATGCCAGCTGTTGGCCCTGGCGCCAGAACTGCCCGAAGTCGACCTGTGGGGGGCGCGTCGCCGGACCGAGATGTTTAACGAGGTCTTTGGCGTCCAACTGGAAATCGATTGGGCGGGAAGCGAACCGCGGGGATTTTCGAACAATGGGGATGGAAAGAGTGCAGAGGGAAGTGAGAAGTTTGAGGAGAGAATTGAACTGTAG
- the ribF gene encoding riboflavin biosynthesis protein RibF encodes MLVAHTPLPPPNFFGQGGCALAIGNFDGVHGGHAVLLEQLVQLANLQQLPAVVLTFEPHPLALLKPELAPIPLTTLNRKIELLAARGIAGVWAYPTTPDFLNLSAADFFQRLVVEQLAARVLVEGPNFYFGKDRFGDVRLLGQLCAAANIELCVVPPQAVAGELISSTVVRNLLSRGDVAAARRLLTAPYQISGQVTLGAQRGTGLGFPTANLTRIATLIPAAGVYAGLAKIGPQTLAAAIHIGPNPTFGETRPKFEVHVLDWSGNLYDQELTVTFLCQLRGVRTFANVTELRQQLQVDIARTREAAATELRG; translated from the coding sequence ATGCTGGTTGCCCATACGCCTTTGCCCCCTCCGAATTTCTTTGGCCAGGGGGGCTGCGCGCTGGCTATTGGCAACTTTGATGGCGTCCACGGCGGCCACGCGGTACTGCTCGAACAATTGGTCCAGTTGGCCAACTTGCAACAGTTGCCCGCCGTGGTCCTGACGTTTGAACCGCATCCCCTGGCCTTGCTCAAGCCCGAGCTGGCCCCCATCCCCTTAACCACGTTAAACCGCAAAATCGAACTCCTGGCCGCGCGGGGCATCGCGGGGGTCTGGGCATATCCCACCACGCCTGATTTTTTAAATCTTTCGGCGGCGGACTTTTTTCAGAGGTTGGTGGTCGAGCAACTAGCCGCGCGGGTGTTGGTGGAGGGACCCAATTTTTATTTTGGCAAGGATCGGTTCGGGGATGTGCGCTTGCTGGGCCAATTGTGTGCGGCGGCAAACATTGAATTGTGCGTGGTTCCCCCCCAGGCGGTCGCGGGAGAGTTGATCTCGAGCACGGTTGTGCGAAATTTGCTTAGCAGGGGGGATGTCGCGGCCGCGCGGAGGCTGCTCACGGCCCCTTACCAAATTAGCGGCCAGGTCACGCTGGGGGCGCAGCGCGGGACGGGACTGGGCTTTCCCACGGCCAATCTGACGCGGATCGCCACGCTCATTCCGGCGGCCGGCGTGTACGCGGGCCTGGCAAAAATCGGCCCGCAAACGCTGGCTGCGGCGATCCATATCGGGCCTAATCCCACCTTTGGCGAAACCCGGCCCAAGTTTGAAGTGCATGTGCTGGATTGGTCGGGTAATCTGTATGATCAAGAATTGACGGTCACTTTTTTGTGCCAGTTGCGGGGCGTCCGGACATTTGCCAACGTGACAGAGTTGCGGCAACAGTTGCAAGTCGATATCGCGCGGACACGCGAGGCAGCGGCGACGGAGCTGCGGGGTTAG
- a CDS encoding DHH family phosphoesterase — translation MSQVDWVRFCQVIRQHDRFLLTSHIRPDCDALGSELGMAGVLRAMGKTVKIINGHATPPNLRFIDPLHELQAIGVDVTLEQVLADDFQVLIVLDTSAWAQLGPMGDVLRQTTAKKIILDHHLSSDDLGAEEFKNTTAEATGRLVVEAAHHLGVALTPEMAAPLFAAVATDTGWFRFGSAGSGTYRTGAELIDAGAKPSAIYNALYEQDTLARVKLVGRILARAETLLEGRLIHTAALLEDFQATGALPQDTEDVINLTLQVGGTQVAIILVEQASGGFKISFRSRCHVECNKLAEKFNGGGHKAAAGAFIKEPFAVAQKMVLEAAVQAITNDELQITN, via the coding sequence ATGAGCCAAGTGGACTGGGTCCGTTTTTGCCAAGTCATTCGCCAGCATGACCGTTTTTTGCTGACCAGCCATATTCGGCCCGACTGCGACGCCCTCGGCAGCGAACTGGGCATGGCGGGCGTGCTGCGGGCGATGGGCAAGACAGTGAAAATTATCAATGGGCACGCCACCCCCCCCAATTTGCGGTTTATCGATCCTTTACACGAATTGCAGGCGATCGGGGTAGATGTCACGCTCGAGCAAGTCCTGGCGGATGACTTTCAAGTGCTTATCGTCCTGGATACCAGCGCTTGGGCCCAACTTGGCCCCATGGGGGATGTCTTGCGGCAAACCACCGCCAAGAAAATCATTCTGGATCACCACCTGAGCAGTGACGATCTGGGGGCGGAAGAATTCAAAAACACCACCGCCGAAGCGACCGGCCGATTGGTTGTCGAGGCCGCCCATCATTTGGGCGTGGCGTTGACTCCGGAAATGGCCGCTCCGTTGTTCGCGGCGGTGGCCACCGACACGGGGTGGTTTCGGTTTGGCTCGGCTGGCAGCGGAACGTACCGGACGGGGGCGGAATTGATCGACGCGGGGGCCAAACCGTCCGCCATTTATAATGCGTTATACGAACAAGACACGCTCGCACGGGTCAAGCTGGTGGGGCGGATATTAGCCCGGGCCGAGACTCTGCTGGAAGGACGGCTAATCCACACGGCGGCGTTGCTGGAGGACTTTCAAGCGACGGGAGCCCTTCCCCAAGATACCGAGGACGTCATCAACCTGACGTTGCAAGTGGGAGGGACACAGGTGGCGATAATCCTAGTCGAGCAGGCCAGCGGCGGGTTCAAAATCAGCTTTCGCAGCCGCTGCCATGTCGAATGCAACAAACTAGCCGAAAAGTTCAATGGCGGGGGGCACAAAGCCGCGGCCGGGGCGTTTATTAAAGAGCCATTCGCCGTGGCACAAAAAATGGTACTGGAGGCGGCGGTTCAGGCAATTACGAATGACGAATTACAAATTACGAATTAA
- a CDS encoding Rieske 2Fe-2S domain-containing protein — translation MTSVKQETPPPPSSPQAPRRSFMTAVLAGTIGAIVGLVPLVSGLIMFFDPLRRKGAAGNFQRVTTLGALSNRPQLFPISQDRVDAWNFYPDEPVGAVYIRRIGEQPPKIQVLHATCPHLGCAVAFSAEGNKFQCPCHNSAFEIDGAMIQPCASPRDLDELNWKLVNANGQEEVWVEFQNFKTGIAEKQVKA, via the coding sequence ATGACTTCTGTTAAGCAAGAGACCCCGCCGCCACCGTCGTCCCCCCAGGCTCCGCGCCGTAGCTTTATGACAGCCGTGTTGGCGGGGACGATTGGGGCAATCGTGGGCCTGGTGCCGCTGGTGAGCGGGCTGATTATGTTTTTTGACCCGTTGCGGCGCAAGGGGGCCGCGGGTAATTTTCAGCGGGTGACCACGCTGGGGGCGCTTTCCAATCGTCCGCAGTTGTTTCCGATCTCGCAGGACCGAGTGGACGCCTGGAATTTTTACCCGGATGAACCGGTGGGAGCCGTCTATATCCGCCGCATCGGGGAGCAGCCACCAAAGATCCAGGTATTGCACGCCACGTGTCCCCACCTGGGCTGCGCGGTGGCGTTTTCGGCCGAGGGGAATAAATTTCAGTGCCCGTGCCACAACAGCGCGTTTGAAATCGACGGGGCGATGATCCAACCGTGCGCCAGTCCGCGAGACTTGGATGAGCTAAACTGGAAGCTGGTTAACGCCAACGGCCAGGAAGAAGTTTGGGTGGAGTTTCAAAACTTTAAGACCGGCATCGCCGAAAAACAGGTCAAAGCATGA
- a CDS encoding cytochrome b N-terminal domain-containing protein, translating into MSGFVVWLDERTGIRGLIHEALYERIPGGARWRYVWGSTLVFCFMTQVVTGLFLWMAYSPSRTTAWESVYYIQHELAGGWFLRGLHHFTAQAMVVLLALHLLQVVIDGAYRAPREVNFWLGLVLMLITLALALTGYLLPWDQKGYWATIVATNLSGLSPGVGPEVQTLVVGGSDYGQFTLTRFFALHAGVLPALLVGFLVLHVALFRKHGIHAPDPKRAPDGVFWPDQVLMDAVACLAVLLVVVFLILWPGISGRVPWSDTGHLGAELGAPADGSTTYSAARPEWYFLFLFQFLKLFEGQGETGEFLGAIVVPGLLLLVLFLMPILGRWQLGHRFNVLFLVIVLAGAGWLTYSAIHEDTLSRGIDPAQFEQISRQVKVKSYNPGHAFADDPDGKQYAANKKRFDEYLKSRAYLDAVAAAEHEAQRAVELAGGPTKIPITGALSLLRRDPVTQGPRLFSQHCAGCHDYAAPHTASANEAGKEHSSAPRITQDRLLLPAYDTLVKKDAAGKDVSFARVKRDENGEVVFPPTGAPNLYGFATERWIARLLQREPEVAQPVAPPAKNPPEMNPMGNNPQPARAPIAHADVVVLLEPGKNDDAENALNYLREARHANYFGNTAHREGEMTSYVENDMKLDAQQIQAVSAALAAEANFPGQAEADKSPDRQKLLATGRGILVSKQHCANCHNYRLPDKRTEQVDWSSKDYEDVPDLEGYGSREWLTAFIANPAHPRFYNNNNDRMPAFAEKPAGDPGNKLTPRELELLVRWLRGERELVK; encoded by the coding sequence ATGAGCGGTTTTGTCGTCTGGCTCGATGAACGAACGGGAATCCGAGGATTGATTCATGAGGCATTGTACGAGCGCATCCCCGGCGGCGCGCGATGGCGGTACGTCTGGGGGAGCACGCTGGTCTTTTGCTTTATGACCCAGGTCGTGACCGGCTTGTTTTTATGGATGGCCTATAGCCCCAGCCGCACGACCGCCTGGGAAAGCGTGTATTACATTCAGCATGAATTGGCGGGAGGCTGGTTTTTACGCGGTCTGCACCACTTTACCGCGCAGGCGATGGTAGTCCTGCTGGCGTTGCATCTGTTGCAGGTGGTGATCGATGGAGCGTACCGCGCCCCGCGGGAGGTCAACTTTTGGCTGGGGCTTGTTCTCATGCTGATCACGCTGGCCCTGGCCCTGACCGGCTATTTGCTACCGTGGGATCAAAAAGGGTATTGGGCGACCATTGTCGCGACAAACCTCAGCGGTCTTTCGCCGGGTGTCGGCCCGGAGGTGCAAACCCTAGTCGTTGGCGGTAGCGATTACGGCCAGTTCACGCTGACGCGGTTTTTTGCACTGCACGCGGGTGTATTGCCCGCGCTCTTGGTCGGTTTTTTGGTGCTGCACGTGGCCTTGTTTCGCAAGCATGGCATTCATGCGCCGGACCCCAAACGCGCCCCGGACGGCGTCTTTTGGCCGGATCAGGTGCTGATGGACGCGGTCGCCTGCCTGGCGGTGTTGCTGGTGGTTGTGTTTTTGATCTTGTGGCCGGGAATTAGCGGACGCGTCCCCTGGAGCGACACCGGCCACCTAGGGGCGGAGCTGGGCGCGCCGGCGGATGGTTCGACCACGTATTCCGCCGCCCGCCCAGAATGGTACTTTTTGTTTTTGTTTCAGTTTTTAAAACTCTTTGAGGGGCAGGGGGAGACCGGCGAGTTTTTGGGGGCGATCGTGGTGCCGGGGCTGTTGCTCTTGGTGTTGTTTCTCATGCCGATCCTAGGCCGCTGGCAACTGGGGCACCGCTTTAACGTGTTGTTTCTCGTAATTGTCCTTGCGGGCGCGGGGTGGTTGACCTACTCCGCCATTCATGAGGACACGCTGTCCCGCGGAATCGACCCCGCCCAGTTCGAGCAAATTTCGCGACAGGTCAAAGTTAAAAGCTATAACCCCGGGCACGCCTTTGCCGATGATCCCGACGGGAAACAGTACGCCGCGAACAAAAAGCGCTTTGATGAATACCTGAAATCGCGCGCGTACCTGGACGCCGTCGCCGCCGCCGAGCACGAGGCCCAGCGCGCGGTCGAATTGGCCGGCGGACCGACAAAAATTCCAATTACCGGAGCACTCAGCCTGTTGCGGCGGGACCCCGTCACCCAAGGACCGCGGCTGTTTAGCCAGCACTGCGCGGGTTGTCATGATTACGCCGCGCCGCATACCGCCAGCGCTAACGAAGCAGGTAAGGAGCATTCCAGCGCGCCGCGGATCACGCAGGATCGGCTGCTGCTTCCCGCGTATGACACCTTGGTCAAAAAAGATGCCGCTGGCAAAGACGTATCGTTTGCCCGGGTAAAACGGGATGAGAACGGCGAGGTGGTCTTTCCCCCCACGGGCGCGCCGAACTTGTATGGCTTTGCCACGGAACGCTGGATCGCGCGGCTGCTACAACGAGAGCCAGAAGTTGCCCAGCCGGTCGCGCCCCCTGCGAAAAATCCCCCGGAGATGAATCCCATGGGCAATAATCCGCAGCCAGCCCGCGCCCCCATCGCCCATGCGGACGTGGTGGTGTTGTTGGAGCCGGGGAAAAATGATGATGCCGAGAACGCGCTGAATTACCTTCGCGAGGCGCGGCACGCGAATTACTTTGGCAACACGGCCCACCGCGAAGGGGAAATGACCAGTTATGTGGAAAATGACATGAAGCTGGACGCCCAGCAAATCCAGGCGGTGAGCGCGGCCCTGGCGGCGGAGGCGAACTTTCCCGGTCAAGCAGAAGCGGACAAATCGCCCGACCGCCAAAAGCTGCTTGCCACGGGGCGGGGGATTTTGGTCAGTAAGCAGCACTGCGCGAACTGCCACAATTACCGGTTGCCGGACAAGCGGACGGAGCAAGTCGATTGGTCGAGCAAGGACTACGAGGATGTCCCCGACCTGGAGGGGTACGGCTCGCGCGAGTGGTTGACGGCGTTCATTGCCAATCCCGCCCATCCCCGCTTTTACAATAATAATAACGATCGGATGCCAGCCTTTGCCGAAAAGCCAGCGGGCGATCCGGGTAACAAGCTCACCCCGCGCGAGTTGGAATTGCTGGTCCGCTGGCTCCGCGGCGAGCGGGAATTGGTGAAGTAA
- the hpnE gene encoding hydroxysqualene dehydroxylase HpnE, whose protein sequence is MADNRDAKEQLGGAPFPVVIIGGGLAGLAAAARLAQQAAQSAKHESNKPKVPITLIEARSSLGGRAGAFIDAETGEWLDLCQHVSLGCCDEFWRLMQRLGCENEFIRERTLHFIGPDGRVCRFTANPYLPAPLHLAGGMRNLSFLTWAEKCRIGWTFWRLWRSPPGKMPPQLTFGRFLRDCGNSPRLCELFWTPVVESALSDTLEQVGYAAAHKVFYDAFLSRRDGYEMLIPRRPLAEILHERALPWLREQGVEVKLGTTVKLITGERGSNTDETNTTAAPGGFRVQLADGGSLISRRVILAVPWHKVAGVLEPAWHAQLPWLAGLATLPATAIISVHLGYDQPLTELPHAVLPGRVSQWVFARGGVSLMGASPDRFDSNPLGYPHVNETSLAESANPPAPSLAYLYQVVISAADELLSWSNERLGATVDGELRGAFAVPPTTRLLQARVIRQPRAVFAPRPGCDALRPPARTEIPGLNLAGDWIATGWPATMESAVRSGSEAIKNYELRIELSTNHHPLTLLH, encoded by the coding sequence ATGGCTGACAACAGAGATGCGAAGGAGCAGCTTGGAGGGGCCCCCTTCCCCGTCGTGATCATTGGCGGAGGATTGGCTGGCCTGGCCGCGGCCGCCCGGTTGGCACAGCAGGCCGCGCAAAGCGCAAAGCACGAATCTAACAAGCCAAAAGTGCCAATCACGCTTATCGAGGCCCGGTCGAGCCTGGGGGGCCGCGCGGGAGCCTTTATCGATGCCGAAACCGGCGAGTGGCTGGACCTCTGTCAGCATGTCAGTCTGGGTTGCTGTGACGAATTCTGGCGGTTGATGCAACGCCTGGGCTGTGAAAATGAATTTATCCGCGAACGGACGCTGCATTTTATCGGCCCGGACGGCCGCGTCTGCCGCTTTACCGCCAATCCTTACCTTCCCGCGCCGTTGCACCTGGCCGGCGGCATGAGGAATTTAAGCTTCTTAACCTGGGCCGAAAAATGTCGGATCGGCTGGACGTTTTGGCGATTATGGCGGTCCCCGCCGGGGAAAATGCCACCGCAATTGACTTTTGGCCGGTTTTTGCGGGACTGTGGCAATAGTCCCCGTTTATGCGAACTTTTTTGGACGCCCGTGGTGGAAAGCGCGCTTTCGGACACGCTGGAGCAGGTGGGTTACGCCGCCGCGCATAAGGTTTTTTATGACGCGTTTTTATCCCGTCGCGATGGGTACGAAATGCTAATCCCCCGGCGGCCCCTGGCGGAAATTCTACACGAGCGGGCGCTCCCTTGGCTGCGGGAACAGGGCGTGGAGGTAAAACTGGGGACCACGGTCAAACTGATCACGGGGGAACGGGGGAGTAACACGGATGAAACCAATACGACCGCTGCGCCCGGCGGATTCCGCGTGCAATTAGCGGACGGCGGGAGCCTGATTTCAAGGCGAGTCATTCTGGCGGTACCGTGGCATAAGGTGGCGGGCGTGCTCGAACCAGCGTGGCACGCGCAATTGCCGTGGCTAGCGGGGTTGGCGACTTTGCCAGCCACGGCCATTATCAGCGTGCATTTAGGGTATGACCAGCCACTGACCGAGTTGCCGCACGCGGTGTTGCCGGGGCGCGTCAGCCAATGGGTCTTTGCACGGGGAGGGGTGTCGCTTATGGGCGCTAGCCCAGATAGATTCGACAGTAATCCATTGGGCTATCCACATGTAAATGAGACTTCCTTGGCGGAATCCGCCAACCCCCCTGCCCCGTCGCTGGCGTACCTCTACCAAGTGGTGATCAGCGCCGCGGATGAGCTGCTCAGTTGGTCAAACGAACGGCTGGGGGCCACCGTGGATGGCGAATTGCGAGGGGCATTTGCCGTGCCGCCGACAACGAGGCTGTTGCAAGCACGGGTAATCCGTCAACCACGGGCGGTCTTTGCCCCGCGGCCGGGTTGCGACGCTCTGCGTCCCCCCGCGCGGACGGAAATCCCTGGTTTAAACCTAGCGGGTGACTGGATCGCCACCGGCTGGCCCGCGACAATGGAAAGCGCGGTGCGGTCGGGGAGTGAGGCAATTAAAAATTATGAATTAAGAATTGAACTCTCCACTAACCACCACCCACTCACTCTACTTCACTAA
- a CDS encoding phytoene/squalene synthase family protein produces the protein MNFPLSPTAHRVTPRLSLDECYAVCQRISRRSGSSFIYSFALLPREQRRAMYALYAWLRQVDDMFDDPPRGATSSAIDKLGLVDRQVSTTQSADRLPELPDFCPKRGTTLSWLVAEQSPLTPPRLADLTGARDALESALRGENPDPVHRALAHTAQCYQIPVEYFLAVLRATAMDVTGRRYATWDELCEYLHGVAVVVGWMCLCIWRAHAPAALPSAAACGRAFQLTNILRDWHEDALLGRLYLPLEFFTQAGYDLQGNITEKAAALRALLRLGCDRAEQEFAEARSLLTHLDRPARKMYSAMHSSYAAILTKVRQGIATLRTEPVRLSRWDKLRIAARCWLWDQPHG, from the coding sequence ATGAATTTCCCGCTTTCTCCGACCGCGCATCGCGTTACCCCCCGGCTTTCCCTGGACGAATGTTACGCCGTATGCCAGCGTATTTCCCGGCGTTCGGGGAGCAGTTTTATCTACTCATTTGCGCTGTTGCCGCGGGAACAGCGACGGGCCATGTACGCGCTGTACGCGTGGCTGCGGCAAGTGGACGATATGTTTGATGATCCACCCCGCGGCGCGACGTCTTCCGCCATCGACAAACTCGGGCTCGTGGATCGGCAGGTAAGTACCACCCAATCCGCGGACCGCCTGCCAGAGTTGCCGGATTTTTGCCCAAAGAGAGGGACGACCCTCTCTTGGCTTGTGGCCGAACAATCCCCCCTGACGCCGCCACGGTTAGCGGACCTGACCGGGGCGAGGGATGCGCTGGAAAGCGCGCTGCGCGGGGAAAACCCCGATCCCGTCCACCGGGCCCTGGCCCATACCGCGCAATGCTATCAGATTCCCGTCGAATACTTCCTGGCCGTGCTGCGGGCCACCGCGATGGATGTGACGGGCAGGCGATACGCCACCTGGGATGAACTTTGCGAATATCTGCACGGCGTGGCGGTGGTGGTCGGTTGGATGTGCCTCTGCATCTGGCGGGCGCATGCCCCCGCCGCCCTTCCTTCCGCCGCGGCTTGTGGGCGGGCCTTTCAACTGACCAACATCCTGCGCGACTGGCACGAGGACGCGCTGCTTGGTCGGCTGTATCTGCCGCTGGAATTTTTCACCCAGGCTGGCTATGACCTCCAGGGGAACATCACGGAAAAAGCCGCAGCGTTACGCGCCTTGCTTCGATTGGGCTGTGATCGGGCGGAGCAAGAATTTGCGGAGGCGCGGTCGCTGTTAACACATTTGGATCGACCCGCGCGCAAGATGTACTCCGCCATGCACAGCAGTTACGCGGCGATTTTAACCAAAGTACGGCAAGGAATCGCGACCTTGCGGACAGAACCGGTCCGGCTGAGCAGATGGGACAAGCTGCGGATTGCGGCCCGCTGTTGGCTGTGGGATCAACCGCATGGCTGA
- the hpnC gene encoding squalene synthase HpnC, which translates to MTDSAKFMDELARHGPRQETFAGGLPQAFTYCRQLASRHYENFAVLSWLLPRELREPFAALYAYCRWADDLADETGNFGKSKELLDWWRQETIRCHAGEKAGHPILVALQTVISRHQLPLRPFLDLLTAFQQDQNRKRYDSFNQLQSYCRGSADPVGRLVLGLFGYHAGSAEYAEREELSDHICTGLQLANFCQDVGSDYHQRGRIYLPRDSWKMCDVTEADFSATISSYNLRELVDFETSRAKAFLYGGWPLVGLLPRPYARVIDAIVRGGLAICEAIARQKYDVLVRRPRLSRWTKGAILCQAWLNAGRWNQDSAYEALDRELLASLDTMSLELQAINSAAEREEWKKSAQRKIDVEWDR; encoded by the coding sequence GTGACGGACAGCGCAAAATTTATGGACGAATTGGCCCGGCATGGGCCGCGGCAAGAAACCTTTGCCGGCGGACTGCCGCAGGCGTTCACCTATTGTCGCCAGCTTGCCAGTCGCCATTATGAAAACTTCGCCGTGTTGTCCTGGCTGCTGCCCCGGGAGCTCCGGGAACCGTTTGCCGCTTTGTACGCCTACTGCCGCTGGGCGGACGATCTGGCGGATGAAACGGGCAATTTTGGTAAAAGCAAGGAGTTATTGGACTGGTGGAGGCAGGAGACGATTCGCTGCCATGCCGGGGAAAAAGCGGGGCACCCCATCTTAGTCGCCCTACAAACCGTCATTTCCCGACACCAACTTCCCCTGCGGCCCTTTCTGGATTTGCTGACGGCCTTTCAACAAGACCAAAACCGCAAACGTTACGATAGTTTTAACCAGTTGCAGAGCTACTGCCGTGGTTCGGCCGACCCGGTGGGGAGGTTGGTATTGGGGCTATTTGGTTATCATGCGGGAAGCGCAGAGTATGCGGAAAGGGAGGAACTTTCAGACCACATTTGCACAGGTTTGCAACTGGCCAACTTTTGCCAGGATGTTGGGTCGGATTACCACCAGCGGGGGCGAATATATCTGCCGCGGGATTCGTGGAAAATGTGCGACGTGACAGAGGCGGATTTTTCCGCGACGATCTCCAGTTACAACTTGCGAGAATTAGTCGATTTTGAAACGTCGCGCGCGAAAGCCTTTTTATATGGGGGCTGGCCGCTCGTGGGGTTGCTTCCCCGCCCCTATGCCCGCGTGATCGATGCAATTGTGCGCGGGGGGCTGGCGATTTGCGAGGCGATTGCCAGGCAGAAGTACGATGTCCTGGTTAGGCGACCCAGGCTCTCGCGCTGGACCAAAGGGGCAATTCTCTGCCAAGCTTGGTTGAATGCGGGCCGATGGAACCAGGATTCCGCTTATGAGGCATTGGACCGGGAATTGCTTGCGAGCTTGGATACTATGAGCCTTGAATTGCAAGCGATTAATTCTGCCGCAGAGCGAGAAGAGTGGAAAAAATCCGCTCAGCGAAAAATTGACGTGGAGTGGGACCGATGA